The Polynucleobacter sp. HIN7 genomic interval GCATCTCTGGTTCAGGAAAATCAGTAGCATTACGTGCGTTTGAAGATGCTGGCTACGATTGCGTTGATAACTTACCAGTGTCTTTAATTGAGCAATTGGTAAAGACCATGGAGGGCGAACAACGTCAGCATATTGCAATTGCAGTTGATGCTAGACGCGGTGAATCGATCTCTCAATTACCTGCGCTTCTGGAAAAGCTACGCCACAAGCATCAGGTTGATGTGTTGTTTCTAAACGCGGACACCAATACCTTGGTCCAGCGCTTCTCAGAAACGCGCCGCCGTCATCCACTCTCCCACCCAACGCAATCGACCACCTTAATTGATGCGATTGAGAGGGAGCGAGAATTGCTCGCTCCTTTAGCAAGCGAAGCTCAACAAATTGATACTGGGCACATTCCTGCCCACACACTACGGCACTGGATCGCCGATCAATTAAAAGAGCGGCCCATTGGGCTAGCGTTGATATTCGAGTCCTTCGC includes:
- the rapZ gene encoding RNase adapter RapZ, with translation MRIQLITGISGSGKSVALRAFEDAGYDCVDNLPVSLIEQLVKTMEGEQRQHIAIAVDARRGESISQLPALLEKLRHKHQVDVLFLNADTNTLVQRFSETRRRHPLSHPTQSTTLIDAIERERELLAPLASEAQQIDTGHIPAHTLRHWIADQLKERPIGLALIFESFAFKGGVPSEADIVFDVRCLPNPHYEAPLRDQTGLDQAVADYLCQFPEVTQMLTDIETHIEKWLPHYLKDGRSYLTVAIGCTGGQHRSVYLVHQLNQLFSQAAIKDVYVLERHRELDSKKTRIG